Proteins encoded within one genomic window of Anopheles gambiae chromosome 3, idAnoGambNW_F1_1, whole genome shotgun sequence:
- the LOC1279616 gene encoding uncharacterized protein LOC1279616: MSVLRTLTLLAIGATVVLAQRRLALPDPRSCANRVRHATYRDARGVAHSYFFSWEHAPTRSLEVDWLDARNICRRHCMDAVSMETPQENEFIKQRIARGNVRYIWTSGRKCNFAGCDRPDLQPPNENGWFWSGSGVKIGPTTQRNTGDWSYTGGYGQQQPDNREAAQGNDESCLSILNNFYNDGLKWHDVACHHLKPFVCEDSDELLNFVRSRNPGIRL, encoded by the exons ATGTCTGTACTGCGGACACTGACACTGTTGGCCATCGGTGCCACTGTCGTGCTGGCCCAGCGTCGCCTAGCCCTGCCAGATCCCCGAAGCTGCGCCAACC GTGTACGACATGCGACGTACCGTGATGCCCGCGGAGTAGCGCATTCGTACTTCTTCAGCTGGGAACACGCGCCGACCCGCAGCCTGGAGGTTGACTGGCTCGATGCCCGTAACATCTGCCGACGACACTGCATGGATGCCGTCTCGATGGAGACGCCCCAGGAGAACGAGTTCATCAAGCAGCGCATCGCCCGTGGTAACGTTCGCTACATCTGGACGTCTGGGCGCAAGTGTAACTTTGCCGGATGCGATCGTCCGGATCTGCAGCCCCCGAACGAGAACGGCTGGTTCTGGTCCGGCTCGGGCGTCAAGATTGGACCGACCACGCAGCGCAACACTGGCGACTGGAGCTACACCGGCGGATACGGCCAACAGCAACCGGACAACCGTGAGGCGGCTCAG GGTAACGATGAATCGTGCCTGTCGATCCTGAACAACTTCTACAACGATGGGCTGAAGTGGCACGACGTTGCCTGTCACCATCTGAAGCCGTTCGTGTGCGAAGATTCGGACGAGCTGCTGAACTTTGTTCGCTCCCGCAACCCGGGCATCCGTCTGTAA